In Rhipicephalus microplus isolate Deutch F79 chromosome 7, USDA_Rmic, whole genome shotgun sequence, one genomic interval encodes:
- the LOC119179344 gene encoding uncharacterized protein LOC119179344, whose product MDNPSEDLSKGSSKSKSKKKKRRGSRASLGSTSSSEKREAAPSSDSSSAATSGSETAAAGSPPVAPALLIRKGSKTSTGSNSSKEEERASRVTRYVRDKPKVPPALDIFSREHSSMASPVLSPPPEGDPNASQGAAEGTAQATAQPKEQGPAPTGETQSGPTQGQANDPATQQGGKDKH is encoded by the exons ATGGACAACCCTTCTGAGGATCTCAGCAAAGGCAGCAGCAAGTCCaagtcaaaaaagaaaaagcgtcGGGGGTCCAGAGCTTCACTTGGATCAACCAGCTCGAGCGAGAAGCGAGAAGCTGCTCCTAGTAGCGACTCTTCGTCTGCG GCCACATCAGGCTCCGAGACAGCAGCCGCCGGTTCCCCACCTGTGGCTCCCGCTCTTCTCATCCGGAAAGGATCCAAGACCTCGACTGGCTCGAATTCTTCCAAAGAAGAGGAACGCGCCAGTCGCGTTACGCGCTACGTGCGAGATAAGCCCAAG GTACCACCAGCACTGGACATCTTTTCGAGAGAGCATTCGTCCATGGCGTCGCCAGTTCTCTCACCACCTCCAGAAGGTGACCCCAACGCCTCACAGGGCGCAGCAGAAGGCACAGCACAGGCCACAGCCCAACCTAAGGAACAGGGTCCTGCTCCAACAGGAGAGACTCAATCAGGTCCAACACAAGGTCAAGCCAATGACCCGGCCACGCAGCAGGGTGGCAAGGACAAACACTGA